In Verrucomicrobiota bacterium, one genomic interval encodes:
- a CDS encoding glycosyltransferase: MQTERLLIFLKAPRIGSVKTRLAAAIGPTPAAAAYRTLVEALLDRLAGCAGIELHYTPEDALEEICPWLRPGWTARPQCSGDLGQRLQTAFQSSFTAGARRTLVIGSDCPFIGPPDIEAAWSALTDHDVVLGPATDGGYWLIGLNAPQEHLFKGISWSTETVLRETLNRCQTSGLRTVLLRELRDVDTKEDWQAYLQSLSSPHV, translated from the coding sequence ATGCAAACCGAGAGACTTCTCATTTTCCTCAAGGCGCCTCGGATCGGCAGCGTCAAGACTCGCTTGGCGGCGGCGATCGGTCCCACGCCCGCGGCCGCGGCTTATCGAACGCTGGTTGAGGCGTTGCTCGACCGGCTCGCCGGATGCGCGGGGATTGAACTGCATTACACCCCAGAGGACGCGCTGGAAGAAATTTGCCCCTGGCTCCGGCCAGGCTGGACTGCTCGCCCACAATGTTCGGGCGACCTGGGCCAGAGGCTTCAAACCGCCTTTCAAAGCTCCTTTACGGCTGGCGCCCGGCGCACCCTTGTCATCGGATCCGATTGCCCGTTCATCGGACCTCCGGATATCGAGGCAGCCTGGTCGGCTCTTACAGACCACGACGTCGTTCTTGGCCCGGCGACGGACGGAGGCTATTGGCTGATCGGCTTGAACGCCCCGCAAGAGCATCTGTTCAAAGGTATTTCGTGGAGCACCGAGACCGTTTTGCGGGAAACTCTGAACCGCTGCCAGACCAGCGGCCTCCGCACCGTTCTCTTGCGCGAACTCCGCGACGTGGACACGAAAGAAGATTGGCAAGCGTATCTTCAATCCTTAAGTTCGCCGCATGTCTGA
- the gcvP gene encoding aminomethyl-transferring glycine dehydrogenase, whose protein sequence is MSDAQTLSIPSAKPTSLSGTVAPPQLASLPTPELTHPDRFVRRHIGPSPEEQQEMVRSLGFDSVDELVAATIPKAIRTVRPLDLPPALPEHEALARLKGVATKNQVFRSFIGMSYHDCHIPSVIQRNILENPGWYTPYTPYQAEIAQGRLEGLLNFQTMVCDLTGLEVANASLLDEATAAAEAMMMCHRLKGAEGRHRFLVADDCHPQNIDVVRTRARPLEIEVAVRAGETLQFDDTVFGILIQYPATDGAIRDYRSLIEKAHAAGALVVVTTDLLALTLLRPPGEFGADVAVGSAQRFGVPLGYGGPHAAFFATRDAFKRQMPGRLVGVSKDSRGRPALRLSLGTREQHIRREKATSNICTAQALLANMAMAYAVYHGPDGLRQIAERVHRLTRFLAAGLQKLGYNVGQASCLPPGGQAGSLPYFDTLRVDLGPKPAAEIIKTAEAHRINLRVINPSTIGISLDETVAESDLNTLLQIFNDDRAPAFTLDALSPKASSILPAEFARTTPFLTHPVFNRHHSETEMLRYLRKLEARDLSLCHSMIPLGSCTMKLNATCEMLPVSWPEFNRLHPFAPLKQARGYQMLFEELEHWLAEITGFVGISLQPNAGSQGEYAGLLIVRAFHASRGEAHRNVCLIPTSAHGTNPASAVMAGLKIVAVACDAEGNIDLADLRSKAEAHKSDLAALMITYPSTHGVFEETIREVCDIIHRNGGQVYMDGANMNAQVGLCRPAEMGADVCHLNLHKTFCIPHGGGGPGMGPIGVAEHLVPFLPGHPVVNLGGEDPIGAVAAAPWGSASILPISWIYIAAMGSAGLAEATKVAILNANYIARRLNAHFPVLYKGHENLVAHECILDLRQFKKVTVEDVAKRLMDYGFHAPTISWPVPGTMMVEPTESESKEELDRFCDAMIAIRAEIEAVESGRIDAQDNPLKNAPHTADMIAAEEWEHPYSREQAAYPAAWLKERKFWPPVGRIDNVFGDRNPVCTCAGMEAYN, encoded by the coding sequence ATGTCTGATGCACAAACGCTGTCGATCCCGTCGGCGAAACCAACCTCGCTGAGCGGGACCGTGGCCCCCCCCCAGCTCGCCAGCTTGCCGACTCCTGAACTGACCCATCCGGATCGCTTTGTCCGCCGCCATATCGGCCCAAGTCCGGAGGAACAACAGGAAATGGTTCGATCCCTGGGCTTTGACTCCGTGGATGAACTGGTCGCAGCCACGATTCCAAAGGCGATTCGAACGGTCAGGCCGCTGGATTTGCCTCCAGCCCTGCCTGAGCACGAAGCGCTGGCTCGATTAAAAGGCGTGGCCACGAAGAACCAGGTGTTTCGGTCGTTCATCGGGATGAGCTACCACGACTGTCACATCCCATCGGTCATCCAAAGAAATATCCTGGAGAACCCCGGTTGGTACACGCCGTACACGCCCTACCAGGCCGAAATCGCCCAGGGCCGGCTCGAAGGACTGCTGAATTTCCAAACGATGGTTTGCGACCTCACAGGTCTGGAAGTGGCAAACGCCTCCCTCCTCGATGAAGCCACGGCCGCCGCCGAAGCCATGATGATGTGCCATCGCCTCAAAGGCGCCGAAGGGCGCCATCGCTTCCTCGTCGCCGACGATTGCCATCCTCAGAACATCGACGTCGTCCGCACGCGCGCCAGGCCGCTCGAGATCGAAGTCGCGGTGCGCGCCGGCGAAACCCTTCAATTCGATGACACTGTCTTCGGCATCTTAATCCAGTATCCCGCGACCGACGGCGCGATTCGTGATTACCGGTCTCTGATCGAAAAAGCGCACGCCGCCGGCGCTCTGGTCGTTGTCACGACCGATCTGCTGGCTTTGACCTTGCTCCGACCGCCGGGAGAGTTCGGCGCGGACGTCGCGGTGGGCAGCGCGCAACGATTCGGAGTACCGCTCGGTTATGGCGGCCCACACGCGGCGTTTTTTGCCACGCGCGACGCTTTCAAACGCCAAATGCCCGGACGGCTTGTGGGCGTTTCCAAGGATTCGCGAGGCCGCCCGGCGCTGCGGCTTTCGCTGGGCACGCGCGAGCAACACATTCGCCGCGAGAAAGCCACGAGCAACATCTGCACGGCCCAGGCTCTCCTGGCGAACATGGCCATGGCTTACGCCGTCTATCATGGCCCGGACGGATTGCGGCAAATCGCGGAACGAGTGCACAGGCTGACCCGGTTTCTCGCGGCAGGCCTGCAGAAGCTTGGATACAACGTAGGGCAGGCATCCTGCCTGCCTCCCGGTGGACAGGCTGGAAGCCTGCCCTACTTTGACACGCTCAGGGTCGATCTTGGTCCGAAGCCCGCCGCGGAGATCATCAAGACCGCGGAAGCTCACCGGATCAACCTGCGCGTGATCAATCCGAGCACGATCGGAATTTCCCTGGATGAAACCGTGGCCGAAAGCGACCTCAACACCTTGCTGCAAATCTTCAACGACGACCGCGCGCCTGCCTTCACCCTTGATGCGCTTTCCCCGAAGGCAAGTTCCATTCTGCCCGCCGAGTTCGCCCGGACGACGCCTTTCCTGACTCACCCGGTCTTCAATCGGCACCATTCCGAGACGGAAATGCTGCGCTACCTCCGGAAGCTCGAAGCGCGCGATCTGTCGCTCTGCCATTCGATGATCCCGCTCGGCTCTTGCACCATGAAACTGAACGCGACGTGCGAGATGCTCCCGGTCAGTTGGCCCGAATTCAACCGCCTCCATCCTTTTGCGCCCCTGAAACAGGCTCGCGGGTACCAGATGCTTTTCGAGGAATTGGAGCATTGGCTGGCTGAGATTACCGGCTTTGTGGGAATTTCCCTTCAGCCCAACGCCGGTTCGCAAGGCGAGTACGCGGGATTGCTCATCGTTCGCGCATTTCACGCCAGCCGGGGCGAAGCGCACCGAAACGTGTGCCTGATCCCGACTTCCGCGCACGGGACCAACCCCGCCAGCGCGGTCATGGCGGGTCTAAAAATCGTCGCGGTCGCCTGCGATGCCGAGGGAAACATTGACCTGGCGGATTTGCGATCCAAAGCCGAGGCGCACAAATCCGATCTGGCTGCGCTCATGATCACGTATCCTTCCACGCACGGCGTGTTCGAGGAAACGATCCGGGAAGTCTGCGACATCATTCATCGAAACGGCGGCCAGGTCTATATGGACGGCGCGAACATGAATGCGCAGGTCGGCCTTTGCCGCCCGGCTGAAATGGGCGCGGATGTCTGTCATTTGAATCTCCACAAGACATTCTGCATCCCGCACGGCGGCGGCGGCCCGGGCATGGGACCCATCGGCGTCGCTGAACATCTGGTGCCTTTCCTGCCGGGGCACCCCGTCGTCAACCTGGGCGGCGAAGATCCGATTGGCGCCGTGGCGGCCGCGCCCTGGGGCAGCGCCAGTATCCTGCCCATCTCCTGGATTTACATTGCCGCCATGGGATCGGCGGGGCTGGCCGAGGCCACGAAGGTCGCGATTCTGAACGCGAATTACATCGCCCGGCGGCTGAACGCGCATTTTCCCGTGCTCTACAAGGGCCACGAAAACCTCGTCGCGCATGAGTGCATCCTGGACCTTCGCCAGTTCAAAAAGGTCACCGTCGAGGACGTCGCCAAACGGCTCATGGATTACGGGTTTCACGCGCCGACAATTTCCTGGCCCGTGCCCGGCACGATGATGGTCGAACCGACGGAGAGCGAGTCCAAGGAGGAATTGGACCGGTTTTGCGACGCGATGATCGCGATCCGGGCAGAAATCGAAGCCGTCGAGTCGGGCCGCATCGACGCGCAGGATAATCCCCTCAAGAACGCGCCGCACACCGCGGACATGATCGCCGCCGAAGAATGGGAACATCCATACTCGCGCGAACAGGCGGCGTATCCGGCGGCGTGGTTGAAGGAACGAAAGTTCTGGCCCCCCGTGGGCCGCATCGACAACGTCTTTGGCGACCGCAACCCGGTTTGCACGTGCGCGGGGATGGAGGCCTACAATTAG
- a CDS encoding integrase: protein MTSNPFPILIERFFTDHLRTQRNVSPLTIEAYSDTFRILLRYLAEKHRRTIDRLTFREFGADDILAFLDHLERVRGNCVRSRNARLAAIRAFAHFALAYSGPAFAVTNQRILAIPCKRTTKPVLNFMNREEVMAVLAAIDTTTNFGRRDHLFFSLLYQTGARISEASQLRPGDVRDRFVRLHGKGRKERAVPIAKDLMARLHVWVKTNKVSPDRPIFANRQGAALTREGIALRLDLAVHKAEQTCPSLRGRRITPHTWRHSTAMHLLQAGVPLEVIALWLGHEQPAVTHTYVQADIKMKRECMELLEQPGKPRRKREPMRFSRLLSFLEAQ, encoded by the coding sequence ATGACTTCCAATCCATTCCCCATTCTCATCGAACGCTTCTTTACCGATCATCTTCGCACCCAACGCAACGTCAGCCCACTGACGATTGAGGCTTACAGCGACACCTTTCGTATTCTGCTGAGATACCTCGCCGAAAAGCATCGCCGGACGATTGATCGACTCACCTTCCGTGAGTTCGGGGCCGACGATATTCTAGCGTTTCTCGACCATCTCGAACGCGTGCGGGGTAATTGCGTGCGTTCCCGCAATGCGCGTCTGGCGGCCATCCGGGCCTTCGCGCATTTTGCCTTGGCCTATTCCGGTCCTGCTTTTGCGGTCACCAACCAGCGGATTCTGGCGATCCCCTGTAAGCGCACCACCAAACCCGTGCTGAACTTCATGAACCGCGAAGAGGTTATGGCGGTGCTCGCCGCCATCGACACGACGACCAACTTCGGCCGACGGGATCATCTGTTTTTCAGTCTCCTTTATCAGACCGGCGCTCGCATCTCGGAGGCGTCACAACTTCGCCCCGGTGACGTTCGGGATAGGTTTGTGCGGCTGCACGGCAAGGGCCGAAAAGAGCGGGCGGTTCCCATCGCAAAAGATTTGATGGCCCGGCTGCACGTGTGGGTGAAGACAAACAAGGTGTCGCCTGATCGCCCAATATTCGCAAACCGCCAGGGTGCCGCGCTGACACGTGAGGGCATCGCGCTCCGTCTTGATCTTGCCGTGCACAAGGCGGAGCAGACTTGCCCATCATTGCGGGGACGCCGAATCACCCCGCATACTTGGCGTCACTCAACTGCGATGCACCTGCTGCAGGCCGGCGTGCCGCTGGAAGTCATCGCTCTCTGGCTCGGGCACGAGCAACCCGCCGTGACGCATACCTACGTGCAGGCCGACATCAAGATGAAGCGGGAATGCATGGAGCTTCTTGAACAACCCGGCAAACCACGACGCAAACGCGAACCTATGCGCTTCTCCCGACTGCTATCATTTCTGGAGGCCCAATGA
- a CDS encoding clan AA aspartic protease, which translates to MGLVDAEIQITNGDDLALVRRGLLEPVKVRSMKVKTNADGGAYMLCLNERVREQLGLPVIEQRVAVLADGSQHRLDVVGPVEVRFQNRRCSVDAMVLPGEAEILLGAIPMEDMDLVILPRLQQLVVNPEHPILPVVPVR; encoded by the coding sequence ATGGGTTTGGTTGATGCGGAGATTCAAATCACGAACGGCGATGATCTGGCGCTGGTTCGTCGTGGTTTGCTTGAGCCGGTGAAGGTCCGTTCCATGAAGGTCAAGACAAACGCGGACGGCGGCGCTTACATGCTCTGCTTGAACGAACGGGTGCGGGAGCAACTGGGCTTGCCGGTCATTGAGCAGCGTGTCGCCGTGCTGGCGGATGGCTCTCAACACCGCCTGGATGTGGTCGGACCCGTTGAAGTGCGTTTTCAGAACCGCCGTTGTTCCGTCGATGCCATGGTCCTGCCGGGGGAAGCGGAAATCCTGCTTGGCGCAATTCCGATGGAGGACATGGACCTGGTGATCCTTCCGCGCTTGCAGCAACTCGTGGTCAACCCCGAACACCCCATCCTGCCAGTGGTGCCTGTTCGATAG
- the cysK gene encoding cysteine synthase A produces the protein MGRIYNDIVETVGRTPLVRLNRVTAGVPATILLKCEFFNPLGSVKDRIGMSMIEDAERRGVINKDTVLIEPTSGNTGIALAFVAAAKGYKLILTMPETMSLERRTLLGMLGAKLVLTPGTEGMKGAIARAEQLAKETPNSWIPQQFENPANPEIHAKTTAVEIWEDTDGKVDILVAAVGTGGTITGCYEVIKPKRPSFQAIAVEPKDSPVISQTLAGQPVKPGPHKIQGTGAGFVPRNLHLKDSKGNSQITECIQVSNDDAFAMARRLAKEEGILAGISSGANVWAAIQVAKRPENKGKMIVTVACSTGERYLSTPLAAEAKAEVGG, from the coding sequence ATGGGTCGCATCTACAATGACATCGTCGAGACTGTCGGCCGCACGCCATTGGTTCGATTGAACCGCGTCACGGCGGGAGTGCCCGCCACCATTCTCCTCAAGTGCGAATTTTTCAACCCGCTCGGCAGCGTCAAAGACCGGATTGGCATGTCCATGATCGAGGACGCGGAACGCCGCGGCGTCATCAACAAGGACACGGTTCTCATTGAGCCGACCAGCGGCAACACCGGCATCGCGCTCGCGTTCGTCGCCGCGGCCAAGGGTTACAAACTCATCCTGACCATGCCGGAGACGATGTCGTTGGAGCGCCGCACGCTGCTCGGGATGTTGGGCGCTAAACTCGTCTTGACGCCCGGCACCGAAGGCATGAAAGGCGCCATCGCCCGCGCGGAACAACTGGCGAAGGAAACTCCCAACTCCTGGATCCCACAACAATTCGAGAATCCGGCCAACCCGGAGATCCATGCCAAGACCACCGCCGTGGAGATTTGGGAAGATACCGACGGGAAGGTGGATATTCTTGTCGCCGCCGTCGGCACGGGCGGAACGATTACGGGCTGTTACGAAGTCATCAAGCCCAAGAGACCTTCGTTCCAGGCCATCGCGGTCGAACCGAAGGATTCGCCGGTGATTTCGCAGACGCTCGCTGGACAACCGGTCAAGCCAGGCCCGCACAAGATTCAAGGCACGGGCGCCGGCTTCGTGCCGCGCAACCTTCACCTGAAGGATTCCAAAGGCAATTCGCAAATCACCGAGTGCATCCAGGTCTCGAACGATGACGCGTTCGCGATGGCCCGGCGGCTCGCCAAAGAAGAAGGCATCCTGGCGGGGATTTCTTCCGGCGCGAACGTCTGGGCTGCCATTCAGGTGGCCAAACGCCCTGAAAACAAAGGGAAAATGATCGTCACGGTCGCGTGCTCGACTGGGGAACGCTATTTGAGCACCCCGCTCGCCGCCGAAGCCAAAGCGGAAGTGGGAGGGTAG
- a CDS encoding YicC family protein → MTGHGRGECARNGFKVTVEVSSVNRKQSEISVNLPRELESLEPLVRDAINRWVSRGRITAKISLHLGETGYRGRALINPGLAKAYAKEIRKLAQDLKFDNALTLDLVLRAPGVFQVEDPLWETETFWPAIEKALAQALKGLLAMRQREGSHLAEDLSARVAAMRESVARIRQTAPLMVERYRDQLRTRIKNAGLEIPALDDERLLKEIVYFADRSDVSEELTRLESHFKQFQVCLQSKEPVGRTLDFLAQEMNREINTIGSKAADSVVSREVVNLKAELEKFREQVQNVE, encoded by the coding sequence ATGACTGGGCACGGGCGCGGCGAGTGCGCTCGAAACGGTTTCAAGGTTACCGTGGAGGTGAGCTCCGTGAATCGGAAGCAGAGCGAAATCTCGGTGAACCTGCCCCGGGAACTGGAGTCCCTGGAGCCGTTGGTGCGGGATGCTATCAACCGCTGGGTGTCGCGCGGCCGCATCACCGCGAAAATCTCGCTGCACCTGGGAGAAACTGGATATCGGGGGCGGGCGTTGATCAACCCCGGCTTGGCCAAGGCCTACGCCAAAGAAATTCGCAAGCTCGCGCAGGACCTGAAATTCGACAACGCGCTCACGCTTGATCTCGTCCTCCGCGCGCCGGGAGTCTTCCAGGTCGAGGATCCTCTCTGGGAAACGGAAACGTTCTGGCCGGCCATCGAGAAAGCCCTGGCGCAGGCGTTGAAAGGCCTGCTCGCCATGCGACAGCGAGAAGGCAGCCATCTGGCCGAAGACTTGTCCGCGCGCGTGGCCGCCATGCGCGAGTCGGTGGCGCGCATTCGCCAGACCGCGCCTCTGATGGTCGAACGCTATCGCGACCAATTGCGCACGCGCATCAAGAACGCGGGCCTGGAGATTCCGGCCCTCGACGACGAGCGTCTGTTGAAAGAGATCGTTTATTTCGCCGACCGCTCCGATGTGTCCGAGGAACTCACGCGGCTAGAGAGCCATTTCAAACAGTTCCAGGTTTGCCTCCAATCCAAGGAGCCCGTCGGACGCACGCTGGATTTTCTCGCGCAGGAAATGAACCGGGAAATCAACACCATAGGATCGAAAGCGGCGGACAGCGTGGTCTCGCGCGAAGTCGTGAACTTGAAAGCGGAGTTGGAGAAATTTCGCGAACAAGTTCAAAACGTCGAATGA
- a CDS encoding M14 family metallocarboxypeptidase, which translates to MSGVQRLGKNQGGYFGERIEIEQVLRDGLEAARKFGWRVETLPTGSGLDLLTVHRSEVTTTRKIYISTGIHGDEPAGPLAIRQLLHENSWPADAAIWLCPCLNPTGFPLNRRENAKGIDLNRDYRHLVTDEIRAHVAWLNRQPSFDLTLCVHEDWEANGFYLYELNLDHEPSHGERIIREVGEVCPIDHSSLIEGRPAQIGIIRPDLDPTKRPQWPEAFFLIRNKTRHSYTLEAPSDFPLPTRVAALVTAVRTAIQAQ; encoded by the coding sequence ATGAGCGGAGTCCAACGCCTCGGGAAGAACCAGGGAGGATACTTCGGCGAGCGCATCGAGATTGAGCAGGTGCTTCGCGATGGCTTGGAGGCGGCTCGGAAGTTCGGTTGGCGCGTTGAAACACTCCCGACTGGCTCGGGCTTGGATTTGCTCACCGTTCATCGTTCCGAGGTAACGACGACAAGGAAGATTTACATTTCAACGGGCATTCACGGGGATGAACCGGCTGGACCGCTGGCAATCCGGCAGTTGCTGCATGAGAACTCCTGGCCAGCGGACGCTGCGATCTGGCTTTGTCCGTGTCTCAACCCAACTGGATTTCCGCTCAACCGGCGGGAGAACGCCAAGGGCATCGACCTCAACCGTGATTACCGCCATTTGGTAACCGATGAAATCCGGGCGCACGTCGCCTGGCTGAATCGACAGCCCAGCTTCGACCTGACACTCTGTGTCCACGAAGATTGGGAAGCGAACGGATTTTACCTTTACGAATTGAATCTCGACCACGAGCCGTCGCACGGCGAACGGATCATCCGCGAAGTGGGAGAAGTCTGCCCGATCGATCACTCCTCGCTGATTGAAGGCCGCCCGGCCCAAATCGGGATCATTCGCCCCGATCTCGATCCCACCAAGCGCCCTCAGTGGCCGGAAGCATTCTTTCTCATCCGGAACAAGACGCGGCACAGCTACACGCTTGAAGCGCCTTCGGATTTTCCATTGCCAACTCGTGTAGCCGCCCTGGTGACGGCAGTGCGAACCGCGATTCAAGCGCAGTGA
- the bioB gene encoding biotin synthase BioB gives MPLLDLVFQAAQAHRRHHDPAEVQVCKLVSIKTGGCPEDCAYCSQSARYETGIDAQPLLEKEAVLEIARRAKASGVSRVCLGAAWREVRDNAQFEHVLDLVQDVTSMGLEVCCTLGMLTEAQARKLDEAGLYAYNHNLDTSESFYETIITTRTYRDRLDTIQNVRKTGVTVCAGGILGLGESKDDRISLLRTLAAIQPHPESVPINVLSKVPGTPLQDQADVPFDEVLRMVATARILMPKAVVRLSAGRARLSVAEQALCFLAGANSIFSSETRSMLTQAVPSPDYNADRAMLELLGLRMRPPFKGESSTREDWEKV, from the coding sequence ATGCCATTGCTGGATTTGGTTTTCCAGGCTGCTCAGGCGCACCGACGCCATCACGACCCGGCCGAGGTGCAGGTGTGCAAACTGGTTTCCATCAAGACCGGCGGTTGTCCGGAAGACTGCGCCTATTGCTCGCAATCCGCTCGGTACGAAACAGGGATCGACGCGCAACCTTTGCTGGAGAAGGAAGCGGTTCTGGAAATCGCCCGGCGCGCCAAAGCCAGCGGAGTGAGCCGCGTGTGCCTGGGGGCAGCCTGGCGCGAAGTGCGCGATAATGCCCAGTTCGAGCACGTGCTGGACTTGGTGCAAGACGTCACGTCGATGGGCCTGGAAGTTTGCTGCACGCTGGGGATGCTGACGGAAGCCCAGGCCCGGAAACTCGACGAGGCGGGCCTCTACGCTTACAACCACAACCTCGACACCTCTGAGTCGTTTTACGAAACCATCATCACGACGCGGACGTATCGCGACCGGTTGGACACCATCCAAAACGTTCGCAAGACCGGCGTCACCGTCTGCGCCGGCGGCATTTTGGGATTGGGCGAAAGCAAGGATGATCGGATTTCCTTGCTTCGGACGCTGGCTGCGATTCAGCCGCATCCTGAATCGGTCCCCATCAATGTTCTGTCGAAGGTCCCCGGAACACCGCTCCAAGACCAGGCGGACGTTCCTTTTGATGAAGTTCTGCGCATGGTTGCGACGGCGCGAATTCTCATGCCGAAAGCCGTTGTGCGGCTCTCGGCGGGCCGCGCCCGGTTGAGTGTGGCGGAGCAGGCGCTCTGTTTCCTGGCCGGCGCCAACTCGATCTTCTCCAGCGAAACCCGAAGCATGCTGACTCAGGCCGTGCCCTCGCCGGATTACAACGCAGATCGCGCGATGCTGGAGTTGCTGGGATTGCGAATGAGGCCTCCGTTCAAAGGAGAATCCTCAACACGCGAAGACTGGGAGAAGGTATAA
- a CDS encoding guanylate kinase, with protein sequence MAEHFGDALLVILSAPSGGGKTTVCQKIVETNSNVVRAITCTTRSPREGERDGIDYYFLDERSFLQRVEAGEFLEHATVHGNHYGTLRSSVFDRLRDGQDVLLSIDVQGAATIRAKAHNDAELRRALVTVFITPPSITVLAERLRKRATDSAEVIEQRLGVARREITEWVNYDYLILSSSISEDVRRMQAILAAEKMRQFRTMAPMKDC encoded by the coding sequence ATGGCCGAACACTTCGGAGACGCGTTGCTGGTCATCCTCTCGGCGCCCTCGGGCGGCGGCAAAACCACCGTGTGCCAGAAGATCGTCGAAACGAATTCAAACGTCGTGCGCGCGATTACTTGCACGACGCGATCCCCGCGCGAGGGCGAGCGCGACGGAATCGATTATTATTTTCTCGACGAACGGAGTTTTCTCCAGCGCGTGGAAGCCGGAGAATTTCTCGAACATGCCACCGTGCACGGGAATCATTACGGAACGCTGCGCTCGTCGGTGTTTGATCGGCTGAGGGACGGACAGGATGTGTTGTTGAGCATCGATGTCCAAGGCGCGGCGACGATTCGGGCGAAGGCGCACAATGATGCGGAACTGCGCCGGGCGCTCGTCACCGTGTTCATCACGCCGCCGTCGATCACGGTGCTAGCCGAACGCTTGAGGAAGCGCGCCACGGACTCGGCCGAGGTGATCGAGCAACGGCTGGGAGTGGCGCGGCGGGAAATTACCGAATGGGTCAATTACGATTATCTCATCCTCAGTTCGTCCATCTCCGAAGATGTGCGCCGCATGCAAGCGATCTTGGCTGCGGAGAAGATGCGCCAGTTCCGGACGATGGCGCCGATGAAGGACTGTTGA
- a CDS encoding response regulator yields the protein MAKDGQEALELCGRNRYELFILDVKMPGMNGYELCQKLRSMAHYRKTPVIFVTGEDNFGSRVRSAGSGGDDFIGKPFLMKELAVKALIHLLVHRLGQRS from the coding sequence ATGGCCAAGGACGGCCAGGAGGCGCTGGAATTGTGCGGGCGGAATCGTTACGAGCTATTCATCCTGGACGTGAAAATGCCGGGGATGAATGGGTATGAGCTCTGCCAGAAGCTGCGCTCCATGGCCCATTACCGCAAGACCCCCGTGATTTTTGTCACGGGCGAAGATAACTTCGGCAGCCGCGTTCGCTCGGCCGGAAGCGGCGGCGACGATTTCATTGGAAAGCCGTTTCTCATGAAGGAACTCGCCGTCAAAGCGCTGATCCACCTCCTGGTGCATCGCCTGGGACAACGAAGTTGA